A stretch of the Fusobacterium varium genome encodes the following:
- a CDS encoding putative transcriptional regulator translates to MEISLLDIKEHVKKYASAISSLINVDVGIVDKNMVRVTGTGLYKNIEGVYALGSVYKNSLETGKTNIIENPRQHDLCTECLDKNKCREKLEIATPIYCRDEIVGVIGLVCFNDEQKKKILSDIDSYLNFTKQIAEFIGIKFYEYQENLMQKDRESTLNTIIDNISKGVIISDCNDVIIKINNIASAKLKLKSDVLGKTMKLVSQNDYLMNEEVFNMVIENEEYNVAGKIIPLKSFNKTRSNAFVFEDVKKISRNILEMTSSDNMITLENIYGTSAATQSLKENIQKIANTNSTVLITGESGTGKELVARSLHSHGNRRNKPFVVINCSAIPDTLLESELFGYVKGAFTGASQNGRMGKFELANTGVIFLDEIGDMPLYLQAKILRVIQEKKIERIGSNKSIDLDIKIIAATNIDLEKKIMEQKFRGDLYYRLNVIPIKLLPLRERKEDILPIINSLIDKYNRLSDKYVHSIDEDVKRALINYEWPGNVRELENVMELMINMSGSNGVISSDLLPENILHHCDNISSSIDELLINDKSELEDFEKIEKIYIEKSLKKYGDDTESKKYIADKMNIGLTTLYRKMKKYNIK, encoded by the coding sequence ATGGAAATATCCCTGTTAGATATAAAAGAACATGTAAAAAAATATGCCAGTGCTATATCAAGCCTTATAAATGTTGATGTTGGTATAGTTGATAAAAATATGGTAAGGGTTACTGGAACTGGCCTTTATAAAAATATTGAAGGTGTATATGCTTTAGGAAGTGTATATAAGAACTCACTTGAAACTGGAAAAACAAATATAATTGAAAACCCAAGACAACATGATTTATGCACTGAATGTCTGGATAAAAATAAATGCAGGGAAAAACTTGAAATAGCTACTCCTATTTATTGTCGTGATGAGATAGTAGGTGTCATTGGACTTGTCTGTTTCAATGATGAGCAGAAAAAAAAGATACTTTCTGATATTGATTCTTATCTGAATTTTACAAAACAAATTGCTGAATTTATAGGAATAAAATTCTATGAATATCAAGAAAATCTTATGCAGAAAGACAGAGAATCTACTTTAAATACAATAATTGACAATATCAGCAAAGGTGTTATAATCAGTGACTGTAATGATGTTATTATTAAAATAAACAATATCGCCTCAGCCAAATTAAAACTTAAATCAGATGTTTTAGGAAAAACTATGAAACTTGTCAGTCAGAATGACTATCTTATGAATGAAGAAGTTTTCAATATGGTAATAGAAAATGAAGAATATAATGTTGCTGGAAAAATTATCCCTTTAAAGTCTTTCAATAAAACAAGAAGTAACGCTTTTGTTTTTGAAGATGTAAAAAAAATCAGTAGAAATATTCTTGAAATGACAAGCAGTGACAATATGATTACTTTAGAAAATATTTATGGAACCTCTGCTGCTACTCAATCTCTCAAAGAAAATATTCAAAAAATAGCTAATACAAATTCCACTGTCCTTATTACAGGAGAAAGCGGAACTGGTAAAGAACTGGTGGCTCGTTCTCTGCATTCACATGGCAACAGAAGAAACAAACCTTTTGTTGTGATAAATTGTTCTGCTATTCCAGATACTCTTCTGGAAAGTGAACTTTTTGGATATGTAAAAGGAGCATTTACTGGAGCCAGTCAAAATGGACGTATGGGAAAATTTGAACTGGCCAATACTGGAGTCATTTTCCTCGATGAAATAGGGGATATGCCCCTTTACCTTCAAGCTAAAATATTAAGAGTAATTCAAGAAAAGAAGATAGAACGTATAGGATCAAACAAAAGTATTGATTTAGATATAAAAATAATTGCTGCTACTAATATAGATTTAGAAAAAAAAATAATGGAACAGAAATTCAGAGGAGATTTATACTATAGATTGAATGTAATTCCTATCAAGCTTCTTCCATTGAGAGAGAGAAAGGAAGATATCCTCCCTATTATCAACAGCTTGATAGATAAATATAACAGACTTTCAGACAAATATGTTCATTCAATAGATGAGGATGTAAAAAGAGCTCTTATCAACTATGAATGGCCTGGAAATGTAAGAGAACTGGAAAATGTCATGGAGCTTATGATAAATATGAGTGGAAGCAATGGAGTGATTTCTTCAGATCTTCTTCCTGAAAATATTCTTCATCACTGTGACAATATTTCCTCATCTATAGATGAATTACTGATTAATGATAAATCAGAACTGGAAGATTTTGAAAAAATAGAAAAAATCTATATAGAAAAATCTTTAAAAAAATATGGTGATGATACTGAAAGTAAAAAATATATAGCTGATAAGATGAATATTGGTCTTACTACTCTATATAGAAAAATGAAAAAATATAATATAAAGTAA
- a CDS encoding anaerobic sulfatase maturase, whose protein sequence is MKNLNLLIKPASSSCNLRCRYCFYHDVADNRKIPNYGIMNDTTLENMVKNAFQTAENSLNFAFQGGEPTCSGIDFFRKFHNFVEKYNINNINVNFSLQTNGTLINKDWISLFKKYNYLIGLSIDGNKEIHDKFRLDAQGNGTFRKVLKTAKDFSKYGVEFNILCVVNKAAAENGRLIYNFFKNNGFRYFQFIPCLDSFEGGEENFSLTANDYGKFLDETFDEWYKDIISGKKVSVRYFDNLIRMVLGQEPEACDMVGHCNLNGIIEADGSMYPCDFYVLDEYRLGNINDTSIEELFKTDIEKEFLKTSINTNDKCKICRYLKLCRGGCRRHKQISEQGILENRFCSSYTYFFDKNSSKLIKIAEFILKNQ, encoded by the coding sequence ATGAAAAATCTAAATCTTCTAATAAAACCTGCTTCAAGCAGCTGTAATCTTAGATGCAGATATTGCTTTTACCACGATGTAGCAGATAACAGGAAGATACCAAATTATGGAATAATGAATGATACTACTCTTGAAAATATGGTTAAAAATGCTTTTCAGACTGCTGAAAATTCTCTTAATTTTGCTTTTCAAGGTGGAGAACCTACTTGTTCAGGTATTGATTTTTTTAGAAAATTTCATAATTTTGTTGAAAAATATAATATCAATAATATAAATGTAAATTTTTCTCTTCAAACAAATGGTACTCTGATAAACAAGGACTGGATATCATTATTTAAAAAATATAATTATCTTATAGGTTTATCAATTGATGGAAATAAAGAAATTCATGATAAATTCCGACTTGATGCTCAAGGAAATGGAACTTTCAGAAAAGTTTTAAAAACTGCCAAAGATTTCTCAAAATATGGAGTGGAATTTAATATTTTATGTGTAGTTAATAAGGCTGCTGCTGAAAACGGAAGACTTATCTATAACTTCTTTAAAAATAATGGATTCAGATATTTCCAATTTATTCCTTGCTTAGATAGCTTTGAAGGTGGAGAAGAGAATTTCTCTCTGACTGCTAATGACTATGGAAAATTTCTTGACGAAACTTTTGATGAATGGTATAAAGATATCATCTCGGGTAAAAAAGTAAGTGTAAGATATTTTGATAACCTCATAAGAATGGTTCTTGGACAGGAACCAGAAGCTTGTGACATGGTGGGACACTGTAATTTAAATGGTATCATAGAAGCAGATGGAAGTATGTATCCCTGTGATTTTTATGTCTTAGATGAATATAGACTTGGAAATATAAATGATACTTCTATTGAAGAATTATTCAAAACTGATATAGAAAAAGAGTTTTTAAAAACTTCTATAAATACAAATGATAAATGTAAAATATGCAGATACTTGAAATTATGTCGAGGTGGATGCAGAAGACATAAGCAAATAAGTGAACAAGGAATTTTAGAAAATAGATTTTGCTCCAGCTATACATACTTTTTTGATAAAAATAGCTCAAAACTTATTAAAATAGCTGAATTTATTTTAAAAAATCAATAG
- a CDS encoding putative ABC transporter permease protein, with protein sequence MSKNDFIRRLTAMITKEFRQLIRDNSSILIGIFLPILLIFIIGYGVSLDVKNVPIAVVLEDTSPTTYDVLSFLNGSEYFSPTYVTSMHEAEKMMDERNADAILRIPSDFSESLYRQESSVQLILYGVDSSTSTLVKGYVEGSIKQWETLNKSKFINDSTIGSITIENRMWFNDANSSIWYFIPGLIVLIITIVGVFLTSLVMAREWERGTLESLFISPVRPLEILLSKMVPYFSVAMIGFLFCLIAARFLFEVPIYGSLAIIILCSMLYLLVTLGMGLTISSITKNQFLASQLALLVSFLPAMMLTGFLYDLRSVPAFIRNVGQILPATYYLELLKSLFLAGNNWHLIYKNCLILFFYAIFFISLALKVTKKSLE encoded by the coding sequence ATGAGTAAAAATGATTTTATACGACGTCTTACTGCAATGATAACCAAAGAATTTCGTCAATTGATTCGTGATAACAGCAGTATCTTAATTGGAATATTTTTACCTATTCTTTTGATCTTTATCATAGGTTATGGAGTATCACTTGATGTAAAAAACGTTCCTATAGCAGTAGTTCTTGAAGATACTTCACCTACGACTTATGATGTTTTAAGTTTTTTAAATGGATCAGAATATTTCTCACCAACTTATGTAACATCTATGCATGAAGCAGAGAAAATGATGGATGAACGGAATGCTGATGCAATTTTGAGAATTCCCTCTGACTTTTCAGAAAGTCTGTACAGACAGGAAAGTTCAGTACAATTAATTCTATATGGAGTGGACTCTAGTACTTCTACACTTGTAAAAGGATATGTTGAAGGCTCTATAAAGCAATGGGAAACCTTAAATAAATCTAAATTTATAAATGATTCTACTATTGGAAGTATAACTATTGAAAATAGAATGTGGTTTAATGATGCAAATTCAAGTATCTGGTATTTTATTCCTGGACTCATAGTCCTTATAATAACTATTGTTGGAGTTTTTTTAACTTCTCTTGTTATGGCCCGAGAATGGGAACGCGGTACATTAGAATCTTTATTTATTTCACCTGTAAGACCATTAGAAATATTATTATCAAAAATGGTTCCATATTTTAGTGTAGCTATGATTGGATTTCTTTTTTGTCTTATAGCAGCACGTTTTCTATTTGAGGTCCCTATCTATGGTTCCTTAGCTATTATAATATTATGTTCCATGCTTTATTTACTTGTAACTCTGGGAATGGGCCTTACCATATCTTCTATTACAAAAAATCAATTTCTAGCCAGTCAACTAGCTTTACTTGTAAGCTTTTTACCTGCTATGATGCTAACAGGATTTTTATATGATTTACGCAGTGTCCCTGCTTTTATTCGTAATGTTGGGCAAATATTGCCTGCAACCTATTATTTAGAACTGCTTAAATCTCTTTTTCTTGCTGGAAATAACTGGCATTTGATTTATAAAAACTGCCTGATATTGTTTTTTTATGCAATATTCTTTATTTCTTTAGCATTGAAAGTAACTAAAAAAAGCCTTGAATAG
- a CDS encoding putative ABC transporter permease protein: MNNFMTFLLKLKSICKKELLTTLKDPATRTVLFIPVIIQSFLFGYAATYNLDKVPYAYLDNSKSKTSAEFISKLDGTNVFKRVQTLMNANEIAQSIDSDKAMLVIGIDSDFEKKLTKGETASIQVITDGRNTMTAAVASGYVNEIVGEFNSERNGGKQLINVKTRAWYNPNLITRWSFLPGMIATLSLIQTLMLAGLSVAREREQGTFDQLLVTPLSSTEILIGKAVPPMIIGMLQVTFIIVICMFWFKIPMSGSLFTLYFTVFIFMTSCIGIGLSISAVSNNMQQVMVYTFVLIMPMVLLSGLATPIHNMPRILQIATYANPMRFGVEAIRRIYLEGSSLAQIAHNFIPMAIVAAVTLPLAVWLFRNKLT; the protein is encoded by the coding sequence ATGAATAATTTTATGACATTTTTATTAAAATTAAAAAGTATATGTAAAAAAGAACTTTTGACTACTTTGAAAGATCCAGCTACAAGAACAGTACTTTTCATTCCAGTTATTATCCAGAGTTTTTTATTTGGATATGCAGCAACATATAATCTTGATAAAGTTCCTTATGCTTATCTTGATAACAGTAAAAGTAAAACTTCTGCTGAATTTATTTCAAAACTTGATGGAACAAATGTTTTTAAACGAGTACAAACTTTGATGAATGCTAATGAAATAGCTCAAAGTATTGATTCTGATAAAGCAATGTTAGTAATAGGCATTGATTCTGATTTTGAAAAAAAATTAACAAAAGGGGAAACAGCTTCAATTCAGGTAATTACAGATGGCCGTAATACTATGACAGCAGCTGTTGCATCAGGATATGTCAATGAAATTGTTGGAGAATTTAACAGTGAAAGAAATGGGGGAAAACAGCTGATAAATGTAAAAACAAGAGCATGGTATAATCCTAATCTCATAACAAGATGGAGTTTTCTTCCTGGAATGATAGCAACTTTAAGTTTGATACAAACATTAATGCTTGCAGGTTTATCTGTTGCTAGAGAAAGGGAGCAGGGAACTTTTGATCAATTGTTGGTTACTCCTCTTTCCTCAACTGAAATTTTAATAGGTAAAGCTGTTCCTCCAATGATTATAGGAATGCTGCAAGTAACTTTTATCATAGTCATCTGTATGTTTTGGTTTAAAATTCCTATGAGTGGCTCACTATTTACACTATATTTTACTGTTTTTATATTTATGACCAGCTGCATTGGAATAGGGTTATCTATTTCAGCTGTTTCAAATAATATGCAGCAAGTTATGGTATATACTTTTGTTCTTATTATGCCAATGGTTTTACTATCTGGACTGGCAACTCCCATACATAATATGCCTAGAATTCTTCAAATTGCTACTTATGCCAATCCAATGCGTTTTGGAGTAGAAGCTATAAGAAGAATCTATCTGGAAGGCAGCAGCTTAGCTCAGATTGCTCACAATTTTATACCTATGGCTATAGTTGCAGCAGTGACTTTACCTCTTGCTGTCTGGTTATTTAGAAATAAATTAACTTAA